A single region of the Gossypium arboreum isolate Shixiya-1 chromosome 12, ASM2569848v2, whole genome shotgun sequence genome encodes:
- the LOC108477721 gene encoding uncharacterized protein LOC108477721: MSFNCLTFQVLEENDSINEKDPFGKQKKVTFCCVSRTWSGHYEQIRSEAMPVTGDPKKIKEGHRRLNTIHTIYESKGYEADAQPRLVRSCGMRRDWSFEDLSDEKMRKEMSVG; this comes from the coding sequence ATGAGTTTCAACTGCTTGACTTTTCAGGTTCTGGAAGAAAACGACTCGATCAATGAGAAGGACCCATTTGGTAAACAAAAGAAAGTGACATTTTGTTGTGTAAGTAGAACATGGTCCGGGCATTATGAGCAAATCAGAAGTGAGGCAATGCCGGTGACTGGTGACCCAAAGAAGATAAAGGAGGGTCATCGCCGCTTAAATACCATTCATACCATCTATGAATCTAAAGGTTATGAAGCTGACGCCCAACCAAGGCTGGTGAGGAGCTGTGGGATGAGAAGGGATTGGAGCTTCGAGGATTTAAGCGATGAAAAGATGAGAAAAGAGATGAGTGTAGGTTGA